Proteins from one Camelina sativa cultivar DH55 chromosome 8, Cs, whole genome shotgun sequence genomic window:
- the LOC104709732 gene encoding mediator of RNA polymerase II transcription subunit 16-like, whose translation MNQQQIPEEVSLGNNNGGGDVETPASKVEEEEEEQVVVVEQKQEETVSTDPIEEKSLEKEDDSSSNNNMEVDPVSPAIVFCVKLKQPNSNLLHKMSVPELCRNFSAVAWCGKLNAIACASETCARIPSSKANPPFWIPIHIMIPERPTECAVFNVVADSPRDSVQFIEWSPTSCPRALLIANFHGRITIWTQPTQGSANLVHDATSWQCEHEWRQDIAVVTKWLTGASPYRWLSSKPSSGTNAKSTFEEKFLSQSSESSARWPNFLCVCSVFSSGSVQLHWSQWPSNQGGTTPKWFSTKKGLLGAGPSGIMAADAIITDSGAMHVAGVPIVNPSTIVVWEVTPGPGNGLQATPKISTGSRVPPSLSSSSWTGFAPLAAYLFSWQEYLISEIKQGKKHTDQDSSDAILLSCSPVSNFSAYVSPEAAAQSAATTTWGSGVTAVAFDPTRGGSVIAVVIVEEKEPDSGDYKANKVVFDPFDLPSDIRTLARIVYSAHGGEIAIAFLRGGVHIFSGPTFSPVENYQINVGSAIAAPAFSPTSCCSASVWHDAGKDCTMLKIIRVLPPALPRNQSKVDQSTWERAIAERFWWSLLVGVDWWDAVGCTQSAAEDGIVSLNSVIAVMDADFHSLPSTQHRQQYGPNLDRIKCRLLEGTNAQEVRAMVLDMQARLLLDMLGKGIESALVNPSALVFEPWRADGETISGINPEAMAVDPALVSSIQAYVDAVLDLASHFITRLRRYASFCRTLASHAASAGTGSNRNVVTTPTQNASSLATIQAGQPTTTTTNSSGSTQMQAWMQGAIAKISSSNDGVPNSTANPISGSATFMPISINTGTFPGTPAVRLIGDCHFLHRLCQLLLFCYFQRLSRFPQRNADVSSQKLQTGATSKSEEVNSAKPTPAVNRIEEAQGFRGSQLGAGVKGIDENSARTTKMGSGNAGQGYTFEEVRVLFHILMDLCKRTSGLAHPLPGSQVGSGNIQVRLHYIDGNYTVLPEVVEAALGPHMQNMPRPRGADAAGLLLRELELHPPSEEWHRRNLFGGPGSEPEDMVPTDDASKLSTLDPSDTSFSGVSEGYNRVHSLWPRKRRMSERDAAFGSNTSVGLGAYLGIMGSRRDVVTATWKTGLDGVWYKCIRCLRQTSAFASPGASKQSNPNERETWWTSRWVYCCPMCGGTWVRVV comes from the exons ATGAATCAACAACAAATCCCAGAAGAAGTTTCTTTGGGTAATAACAACGGTGGAGGAGACGTCGAGACTCCAGCTTCTaaggtggaggaagaagaagaagaacaagtagtagtagtagagcAGAAGCAGGAGGAGACTGTTTCTACGGATCCAATTGAGGAGAAATCGTTAGAGAAAGAGGACGatagtagtagtaataataaCATGGAGGTTGATCCTGTGAGTCCAGCTATTGTTTTCTGTGTTAAGCTTAAGCAACCCAATTCCAATTTGCTTCATAAGATGAGCGTTCCTGAATTGTGCCGTAACTTCAG TGCTGTTGCTTGGTGTGGTAAATTGAATGCTATAGCTTGTGCTTCCGAGACCTGTGCCAGGATtccaag CTCGAAAGCAAATCCACCTTTTTGGATCCCAATACATATCATGATACCTGAACGCCCAACTGAGTGTGCTGTGTTTAATGTTGTGGCAG ACTCTCCTCGTGATTCTGTCCAATTTATCGAATGGTCTCCCACTTCTTGTCCTCGTGCGTTACTCATTGCTAATTTTCATGGACGGATAACTATCTGGACGCAGCCTACTCAG GGTTCGGCTAATCTAGTGCACGATGCTACCTCCTGGCAGTGTGAGCATGAATGGCGTCAGGACATTGCCGTTGTTACAAAGTGGCTGACGGGGGCTTCTCCA TATAGGTGGTTGTCCTCCAAGCCAAGTTCTGGTACGAATGCAAAGTCAACTTTCGAGGAGAAATTTCTCTCGCAGAGCTCTGAAAGCTCAG CTCGGTGGCCCAACTTTCTCTGTGTATGCTCTGTTTTCTCATCCGGCTCTGTTCAACTTCATTGGTCCCAGTGGCCTTCTAACCAGGGAGGCACTACACCAAAGTGGTTTAGTACAAAGAAAGGTCTTTTAGGTGCAGGACCTAGTGGAATAATGGCTGCTGATGCTATTATAACGGACAGTGGTGCCATGCATGTAGCAGGAGTTCCAATCGTAAACCCCTCAACAATTGTAGTATGGGAGGTGACCCCTGGCCCTGGAAATGGACTTCAGGCAACTCCAAAAATCTCTACAGGCAGTCGTGTGCCACCATCCCttagttcttcttcttggacAGGCTTTGCTCCTTTAGCTGCTTACTTGTTCAGCTGGCAAGAATATTTGATATCCGAGATAAAGCAAGGGAAGAAGCATACAGATCAAGATTCTAGTGATGCTATATTGCTAAGTTGCTCACCGGTATCCAATTTTTCTGCTTATGTAAGTCCAGAGGCTGCAGCTCAGTCTGCAGCAACCACAACATGGGGATCAGGAGTTACTGCTGTTGCTTTTGATCCAACTCGTGGTGGGTCAGTGATAGCAGTTGTTATTGTTGAAG AAAAGGAGCCTGATTCTGGTGATTACAAGGCTAACAAGGTTGTTTTTGATCCTTTTGATTTGCCAAGTGATATTCGTACGCTGGCGCGGATTGTCTATTCTGCTCATGGTGGTGAAATTGCGATTGCTTTTCTTCGTGGTGGAGTTCATATCTTTTCTGGTCCAACATTTTCACCCGTtgaaaactatcaaataaatgTTGGATCTGCAATTGCTGCACCCGCATTTTCTCCAACAAGCTGTTGTTCGGCGTCTGTATGGCATGATGCTGGTAAGGACTGCACAATGTTGAAAATCATCCGTGTTCTTCCTCCTGCTCTTCCACGTAACCAATCAAAGGTTGATCAATCGACATGGGAGCGTGCAATTGCTGAGAG ATTCTGGTGGAGTCTTTTGGTCGGAGTTGATTGGTGGGATGCAGTTGGCTGTACACAGAGTGCTGCAGAAGATGGGATAG TTTCACTGAACAGCGTGATTGCTGTCATGGATGCTGATTTCCACTCCCTTCCTTCAACGCAGCACAGACAACAATATGGACCT AACCTTGACAGGATCAAATGTCGGTTACTTGAAGGAACCAATGCTCAAGAAGTTCGTGCAATGGTTTTAGATATGCAAGCAAGGTTGTTGTTGGACATGCTTGGCAAAGGAATCGAATCAGCTCTTGTGAACCCTTCGGCGTTGGTTTTTGAGCCATGGCGAGCAGATGGGGAGACAATATCAGGCATCAATCCTGAGGCAATGGCTGTCGATCCTGCTCTTGTTTCAAGTATTCAG GCTTATGTAGATGCTGTTCTTGATCTTGCTTCTCATTTCATTACACGTTTAAGGCGCTATGCGAGTTTTTGTCGGACTCTTGCGAGCCATGCTGCTTCTGCTGGAACTGGCAGTAATCGCAACGTAGTTACCACTCCCACGCAAAATGCATCATCTCTTGCAACAATTCAGG CAGGCCAACCTACTACGACTACCACAAACTCCAGCGGAAGCACACAAATGCAAGCTTGGATGCAGGGTGCCATAGCGAAAATTAGTAGCTCGAATGATGGAGTACCAAACTCTACTGCAAATCCAATCAGTGGTTCAGCTACCTTCATGCCAATAAGCATCAATACAGGAACATTTCCAGGAACGCCTGCTGTTCGACTCATTGGGGACTGTCATTTCCTTCATCGGTTATGCCAGCTGTTGCTCTTCTGTTATTTCCAGCGGTTGTCACGATTTCCCCAGCGAAATGCTGATGTTAGTTCACAAAAACTTCAAACGGGTGCTACCAGCAAGTCGGAAGAGGTCAACTCTGCTAAACCAACTCCGGCTGTGAACAGGATAGAGGAAGCCCAGGGATTCCGGGGCTCTCAGTTGGGTGCTGGAGTGAAAGGGATTGACGAAAATTCTGCTCGTACAACAAAGATGGGTTCTGGGAATGCCGGTCAAGGATATACTTTTGAGGAG GTGAGAGTTCTTTTCCATATACTAATGGATCTCTGCAAGCGAACATCTGGTCTTGCGCATCCCTTACCTGGCTCTCAGGTAGGTAGTGGAAACATCCAAGTTCGACTGCATTATATTGATGGAAATTACACTGTGTTGCCCGAGGTGGTAGAAGCAGCTCTTGGACCACATATGCAG AACATGCCTCGCCCAAGAGGAGCTGATGCTGCTGGTCTTCTACTTCGAGAATTAGAGCTTCATCCGCCTTCCGAAGAATGGCATAGGAGAAATTTGTTTGGTGGTCCTGGATCAGAGCCCGAGGATATGGTCCCAACCGACGATGCTTCGAAGCTGAGTACCTTAGATCCTTCTGATACAAGCTTTTCCGGAGTATCTGAGGGATACAACAGAGTCCATAGTCTTTGGCCAAGAAAACGCAGGATGTCTGAAAGAGATGCAGCTTTTGGTTCAAACACTTCTGTGGGTTTGGGTGCATATCTTGGAATCATGGGTTCTCGT